The following proteins are co-located in the Mycolicibacterium goodii genome:
- the dgoD gene encoding galactonate dehydratase, giving the protein MKIKSVQTYTVPPRWLFLRIETDDGLVGWGEPVLEGRAATVAAAVEELSDYLIGQDPGQIEDLWTVMYRGGFYRGGGIHMSALAGIDQALWDLKGKALGVPAHELLGGRVRDRIKVYSWIGGDRPSETAKAAREVVDRGFTAVKMNGTEEMQYLDTWDKVDRAVASVAAVREAVGPDIGIGVDFHGRVHKPMAKVLLRELEPYRLMFVEEPVLSEHVDGFVDVLRQSPIPIALGERLFSRWDAKTILASGAVDIIQPDPSHCGGITEARKIAHMAEAYDVALALHCPLGPIALASCLQIDAGCYNATIQEQSLGIHYNTTNDLLDYLVDPGVFSYADGQVQIPTGPGLGIEINEDYVAERAAEGHRWRNPIWRHADGSFAEW; this is encoded by the coding sequence ATGAAGATCAAATCGGTGCAGACCTACACCGTTCCCCCACGGTGGCTGTTCCTGCGCATCGAGACCGACGACGGCCTCGTCGGCTGGGGCGAACCCGTCCTGGAAGGCCGCGCGGCGACCGTGGCCGCCGCGGTCGAGGAACTGTCGGACTACCTGATCGGCCAGGATCCCGGCCAGATCGAGGATCTGTGGACCGTGATGTACCGCGGCGGGTTCTACCGCGGCGGCGGCATCCACATGAGTGCGCTCGCAGGCATCGACCAGGCGCTGTGGGACCTCAAGGGCAAGGCACTCGGCGTGCCTGCCCACGAACTGCTCGGCGGGCGCGTCCGCGACCGCATCAAGGTCTACTCCTGGATCGGCGGTGACCGGCCGAGCGAAACCGCCAAGGCTGCACGGGAAGTCGTCGATCGTGGCTTCACCGCGGTGAAGATGAACGGCACCGAGGAGATGCAGTACCTCGACACGTGGGACAAGGTGGACCGTGCGGTGGCCAGTGTCGCCGCGGTACGCGAGGCGGTGGGGCCCGACATCGGCATCGGCGTGGATTTCCATGGGCGCGTGCACAAGCCGATGGCCAAGGTGCTGCTGCGCGAACTCGAGCCGTATCGGTTGATGTTCGTCGAGGAGCCCGTGCTCAGCGAGCACGTCGACGGTTTCGTCGACGTGCTGCGGCAGTCCCCGATCCCGATCGCGTTGGGCGAGCGGCTGTTCTCCCGATGGGACGCCAAGACCATCCTGGCCTCGGGTGCGGTCGACATCATCCAGCCGGATCCGTCGCACTGCGGCGGCATCACCGAGGCCCGCAAGATCGCGCACATGGCCGAGGCGTACGACGTCGCGCTCGCGCTGCACTGCCCGCTGGGGCCGATCGCGCTCGCGTCCTGCCTGCAGATCGATGCGGGCTGCTACAACGCGACGATCCAGGAGCAGAGCCTGGGCATCCACTACAACACGACCAACGACCTGCTCGACTACCTCGTCGATCCGGGCGTGTTCAGCTACGCCGACGGACAGGTCCAGATCCCGACGGGCCCCGGCCTCGGCATCGAGATCAACGAAGATTACGTGGCCGAACGGGCGGCCGAGGGACACAGGTGGCGCAACCCGATCTGGCGCCACGCCGACGGATCCTTCGCGGAGTGGTGA
- the ssd gene encoding septum site-determining protein Ssd, which produces MAASKCTPKNTAAVLAVLGDPLLRGEAVRVAAAAGVDLVEVPAPSGRKGWLSASAVLLDTPAARRCAERGLPRRDRVLVVGCHEPEPADWQAAIAVGAQHVVTLPRQDTDLVTMLSESVVDDGSGRRGPAVAVVGAKGGAGASVFAAALALSASAPGALLVDADPWSGGIDLVLGSEDRPGLRWTDLALQGGRLGYAALRDALPRRGEVSVLSGGRTGVDITAAALRAVIDAGCRGGALVIVDVPRRSTDAAEAALEAADLVVVVAAADVRSCAATTAVKPWIAACNPNIGLVVRGPAPGGLRAAEVAAIVDLPLLASMRPRPGLDEALERGGLRLAHRSPLAAAARRVLGVLAQHPVREAA; this is translated from the coding sequence ATGGCCGCCTCGAAGTGCACCCCGAAGAACACCGCCGCCGTGCTTGCGGTACTCGGCGACCCGTTGCTGCGCGGTGAGGCGGTCCGCGTCGCCGCCGCGGCAGGCGTCGACCTCGTCGAGGTCCCGGCCCCGTCGGGACGCAAGGGCTGGCTGTCCGCGTCAGCGGTGCTGCTCGACACACCGGCCGCGCGGCGATGCGCCGAGCGGGGGCTGCCGCGCCGCGACCGAGTGCTCGTGGTCGGCTGCCACGAACCCGAACCCGCCGACTGGCAGGCCGCGATCGCCGTCGGCGCACAACACGTCGTCACCCTGCCCCGCCAGGACACCGATCTGGTGACGATGTTGTCCGAGTCCGTCGTCGACGACGGGAGCGGGCGCCGCGGACCCGCGGTAGCTGTCGTCGGCGCGAAAGGCGGAGCCGGGGCGTCGGTGTTCGCCGCGGCGCTGGCCCTCTCGGCCTCCGCCCCTGGTGCGCTGCTCGTCGACGCCGACCCGTGGAGCGGCGGAATCGATCTCGTGCTGGGCAGCGAGGACCGGCCTGGACTGCGTTGGACGGATCTGGCGCTGCAGGGCGGCAGGCTCGGGTATGCCGCGTTGCGCGACGCGCTGCCGCGCCGCGGTGAGGTGAGCGTGCTCTCAGGTGGGCGCACCGGCGTCGACATCACCGCGGCGGCACTGCGCGCCGTGATCGACGCGGGGTGTCGCGGCGGAGCGTTGGTGATCGTCGACGTTCCACGCCGCAGCACCGACGCCGCCGAGGCTGCGCTCGAAGCGGCCGACCTCGTGGTCGTGGTCGCCGCTGCCGACGTGCGGTCGTGCGCCGCGACCACGGCCGTCAAACCCTGGATCGCCGCGTGCAATCCGAACATCGGCCTGGTGGTGCGCGGTCCGGCGCCGGGCGGGCTGCGTGCCGCCGAGGTCGCCGCCATCGTCGACCTGCCACTGCTGGCGTCGATGCGTCCGCGGCCCGGCCTCGACGAGGCACTCGAGCGCGGCGGATTGCGGCTCGCGCACCGGTCGCCGCTGGCCGCTGCCGCGCGACGGGTGCTCGGGGTGCTGGCGCAGCACCCCGTGCGGGAGGCCGCATGA
- a CDS encoding HAD-IB family hydrolase — MLAVVTASDRAAQESIAASSGAAPRGDDGRPVRTAAFFDLDKTVIAKSSTLAFSKPFFDQGLLNRRTVLKSSYAQFLFLMSGADHDQMNRMRDYITNMCAGWDVEQVKTIVGETLHEIVDPLVFAEAAELIADHKLCGRDVVVVSASGEEIVAPIARALGATHAMATRMVVEDGRYTGEIAFYCYGEGKAQAIKALAAREGYALEHCYAYSDSVTDLPMLQTVGHPTAVNPDRALRKEAVARGWPVLTFNKPVSLRDRIPAPSGAAVATTAAVGISALAAGALTYSLLRRFAL; from the coding sequence ATGCTGGCGGTTGTGACCGCATCCGATCGGGCCGCCCAGGAGTCGATCGCGGCGTCATCCGGCGCAGCACCCCGCGGCGACGACGGCCGCCCGGTGCGCACGGCCGCGTTCTTCGACCTCGACAAGACCGTGATCGCCAAGTCGAGCACGCTCGCGTTCAGCAAACCCTTCTTCGACCAAGGACTGCTGAACCGGCGCACCGTCCTCAAGTCGTCCTACGCGCAGTTCCTCTTCCTCATGTCGGGAGCGGATCACGATCAGATGAACCGGATGCGTGACTACATCACAAACATGTGCGCCGGCTGGGATGTCGAACAGGTGAAGACCATCGTCGGCGAGACCTTGCACGAGATCGTCGACCCACTGGTGTTCGCCGAGGCCGCCGAGCTGATCGCGGATCACAAACTGTGCGGCCGGGACGTCGTCGTGGTGTCCGCATCGGGCGAGGAAATCGTCGCCCCCATCGCGAGGGCGCTCGGCGCGACGCACGCGATGGCCACCCGCATGGTGGTCGAGGACGGCCGCTACACCGGCGAGATCGCGTTCTACTGCTACGGCGAGGGCAAGGCCCAGGCCATCAAAGCCCTTGCCGCGCGCGAGGGTTATGCACTCGAGCACTGCTACGCGTACTCGGATTCGGTCACCGATCTGCCGATGCTTCAGACCGTGGGCCACCCCACCGCGGTCAACCCCGACCGCGCGTTGCGCAAGGAGGCGGTCGCCCGCGGGTGGCCGGTGCTGACGTTCAACAAACCGGTCTCGCTGCGCGACCGGATCCCGGCGCCGTCGGGTGCGGCGGTCGCCACCACGGCGGCCGTCGGCATCAGCGCACTGGCCGCCGGCGCGCTGACGTACTCGCTGCTGCGACGGTTCGCGCTCTGA
- a CDS encoding 2-dehydro-3-deoxygalactonokinase: protein MTHHTQAPGVARLIALDWGTTALRAWLLDGDGRVLDAHARDSGLLTVTSGAPSADRARDYEKVFAEVCADWLRAHPGLPVIACGMVGSAQGWQEAGYLTVPTDMAFDAAAFTRVPHDHGVLHLVPGLRVAPGEQTAGDVMRGEETQLVGVLDLLDDPAADLLVVLPGTHTKWVRIVAGQVESFTTAMTGELYGLLMEHGILARTAHCPVRDDAAFTRGLDADTTRGISTALFGARALVLDGALDPGALPDYVSGLLIADEIDHLLPADPAPIVLCGKPDLCRRYATALDRRGVHPAATFTEEAAARGLWHIAVTSGLVPDMPQAARPRTKEIS, encoded by the coding sequence GTGACACATCACACCCAGGCGCCCGGCGTGGCGCGGCTCATCGCCCTGGACTGGGGCACGACCGCGCTGCGGGCCTGGCTGCTCGACGGCGACGGCCGGGTGCTTGACGCACATGCCCGCGACAGCGGACTGCTCACCGTCACCTCAGGGGCCCCGTCCGCCGACCGCGCCCGCGACTACGAAAAGGTGTTCGCCGAGGTGTGCGCCGACTGGCTCCGCGCTCACCCGGGCCTCCCCGTGATCGCATGCGGCATGGTGGGCAGCGCGCAGGGCTGGCAGGAGGCCGGCTACCTGACCGTGCCCACCGATATGGCCTTCGATGCCGCCGCGTTCACCCGGGTCCCTCACGACCACGGAGTGCTGCACCTGGTTCCCGGTCTGCGCGTCGCGCCCGGTGAACAGACCGCAGGCGACGTGATGCGCGGCGAGGAAACCCAACTCGTCGGCGTCCTCGACCTGCTGGACGACCCGGCCGCCGACCTGCTCGTCGTGCTGCCCGGAACCCACACCAAATGGGTCAGAATCGTTGCCGGACAGGTGGAATCGTTCACCACCGCAATGACCGGTGAGCTCTACGGCCTGCTCATGGAGCACGGCATCCTCGCCCGCACCGCGCACTGTCCCGTCCGCGACGACGCGGCCTTCACGCGCGGCCTCGACGCCGACACCACACGCGGGATCTCGACGGCCCTGTTCGGTGCGCGAGCCCTCGTGCTCGACGGCGCACTCGACCCGGGAGCACTGCCCGACTACGTGTCGGGTCTGCTGATCGCCGACGAGATCGACCACCTCCTGCCGGCCGATCCAGCACCGATCGTGCTGTGCGGCAAGCCCGATCTGTGCCGCCGCTACGCCACCGCGCTCGACCGTCGCGGTGTGCACCCGGCGGCGACGTTCACCGAGGAGGCCGCGGCGCGCGGCCTGTGGCACATCGCCGTCACCAGCGGCCTCGTCCCCGATATGCCACAGGCCGCCCGACCCCGAACCAAGGAGATTTCATGA
- a CDS encoding MFS transporter has protein sequence MTQYTTGKSGAAPQLASQASRARILIAVMLFITVVINYMDRANLSIAMPAIADEMDLTKAQQGLLLSAFGWTYAALQIPGGWLVDRVRPRVLYPVCLALWSLATLFMGIIGGFVALIALRLLVGVFEAPAYPINNRVATTWFPERERASVIGFYTSGQFIGLALLTPVLSWLQAVMSWHWVFIVTGAIGICWAGLWYLKYREPRDSNANEAELELIESGGGLVDVAQEQSQRASVTSAVTRADVATVLGRRKLWGIYLGQFCLTSTLWFFLTWFPTYLVEYRGMDYIKTGFLASLPFIAALVGVLFSGVLSDFLLRRGVSLGAARKGPIIAGLLLTTAMLGANYTDSTAMVVLFLSIAFFGNGLASITWSLVSALAPKRLLGLTGGMFNFIGNLSSIATPIIIGLLVTDESFAPGFVYMTVVTLIGIASYVLLVGRVERVPEKAQPA, from the coding sequence ATGACCCAGTACACGACCGGAAAGTCAGGCGCCGCACCGCAATTGGCCTCGCAGGCCTCCCGTGCGCGCATCCTCATCGCGGTGATGCTGTTCATCACCGTGGTGATCAACTACATGGACCGGGCCAACCTGTCGATCGCGATGCCCGCGATCGCCGACGAGATGGACCTGACCAAGGCGCAGCAGGGCCTGCTGCTCAGCGCGTTCGGCTGGACCTATGCGGCACTGCAGATCCCGGGCGGCTGGCTGGTCGACCGGGTGCGTCCCCGCGTGTTGTATCCGGTGTGCCTGGCGCTGTGGTCGCTGGCGACGCTGTTCATGGGCATCATCGGCGGGTTCGTCGCGCTGATCGCGCTGCGTCTGCTGGTCGGGGTGTTCGAGGCGCCTGCCTATCCGATCAACAACCGCGTCGCGACGACGTGGTTCCCCGAGCGGGAACGCGCCTCGGTCATCGGCTTCTACACCTCCGGGCAGTTCATCGGGCTGGCACTGCTCACGCCCGTGCTGTCCTGGCTGCAGGCCGTCATGAGCTGGCACTGGGTGTTCATCGTGACCGGCGCGATCGGCATCTGCTGGGCCGGTCTCTGGTACCTCAAATACCGCGAACCGCGGGACTCCAACGCCAACGAGGCCGAGCTGGAGCTCATCGAAAGTGGCGGCGGACTGGTCGATGTCGCCCAGGAGCAATCGCAGCGGGCCTCGGTGACGAGCGCGGTGACGCGTGCCGACGTCGCGACGGTGCTCGGGCGACGCAAGCTGTGGGGCATCTACCTCGGCCAGTTCTGCCTCACCTCGACGCTGTGGTTCTTCCTCACCTGGTTCCCCACGTACCTCGTCGAGTACCGCGGCATGGACTACATCAAGACCGGCTTCCTGGCGTCGCTGCCGTTCATCGCCGCACTCGTCGGTGTGCTGTTCTCCGGTGTCCTCTCGGATTTCCTGCTGCGCCGGGGAGTTTCGCTCGGGGCGGCCCGCAAGGGTCCGATCATCGCGGGCCTGCTGCTGACCACGGCCATGCTCGGCGCCAACTACACCGACTCGACGGCCATGGTGGTGCTGTTCCTTTCGATCGCGTTCTTCGGCAACGGCCTGGCGTCGATCACCTGGTCGCTGGTGTCGGCGCTGGCGCCCAAGCGGCTGCTCGGACTCACCGGCGGCATGTTCAACTTCATCGGCAACCTGTCGTCGATCGCCACGCCGATCATCATCGGCCTGTTGGTCACCGACGAGAGCTTCGCGCCGGGGTTCGTGTACATGACCGTCGTGACGCTGATCGGCATCGCCTCGTACGTCCTGCTGGTCGGACGGGTCGAGCGGGTACCGGAAAAGGCTCAGCCGGCCTGA
- a CDS encoding TadA family conjugal transfer-associated ATPase, with the protein MSPSLIDRVRERLVAETAPLSPDVVAAAIRAESGGLLGDTEVLSNLRALDTELTGAGILEPLLRAGGTTDVLVTAPDAVWVDAGDGLHRTDVRFPDEAAVRRLAQRLALLAGRRLDEAQPWVDGHLGGIGPFTVRLHAVLPPIAAGGTCLSLRVLRPATQNLDGLARSGAIAPVALGLLNRIVAARLALLISGGTGAGKTTLLSALLGAVPEQERLVCVEDAAELAPPHPHVVRLVARNANVEGVGEITVRDLVRQALRMRPDRIIVGEVRGAEVVDLLAALNTGHDGGAGTVHANSPAEVPARLEALGALGGLDRYALNSQVAAAVQVLLHVDRARTGQRRLSEIAVLGRSDRGLDVLTAWHIDTGLGCGADLLDDKLSQRGVP; encoded by the coding sequence ATGAGCCCGTCCCTGATCGACCGGGTCCGTGAGCGCCTGGTCGCCGAGACCGCACCACTGAGCCCCGACGTGGTGGCCGCCGCGATACGCGCCGAATCCGGCGGGCTGCTCGGGGACACCGAGGTACTGAGCAACCTGCGCGCGCTGGACACCGAGTTGACCGGAGCGGGCATTCTCGAGCCGCTGCTGCGGGCCGGCGGCACCACCGATGTGCTGGTCACCGCGCCCGACGCGGTGTGGGTCGACGCCGGGGATGGGCTGCACCGCACCGATGTCCGCTTTCCCGACGAGGCCGCGGTGCGCCGGCTCGCCCAGCGGCTCGCGCTGCTGGCCGGGCGTCGTCTCGACGAGGCCCAACCGTGGGTGGACGGTCACCTCGGCGGGATCGGCCCGTTCACCGTGCGTCTGCATGCCGTGCTGCCGCCGATCGCGGCCGGCGGCACCTGCCTGTCGCTGCGGGTCCTGCGGCCGGCCACCCAGAACCTCGACGGTCTTGCGCGCTCGGGGGCGATCGCGCCGGTCGCGCTCGGCCTGCTCAACCGCATCGTCGCCGCGCGACTGGCCCTGCTGATCTCCGGCGGAACGGGCGCAGGCAAGACAACGTTGCTGTCGGCACTGCTGGGCGCGGTGCCCGAGCAGGAGCGCCTCGTGTGCGTCGAGGACGCCGCCGAACTGGCGCCGCCACACCCGCACGTGGTGCGGTTGGTGGCACGCAACGCCAACGTCGAAGGCGTCGGGGAGATCACGGTGCGCGATCTGGTCCGCCAGGCCCTTCGGATGCGGCCGGACCGCATCATCGTCGGCGAGGTCAGAGGCGCCGAGGTGGTCGACCTGCTCGCCGCCCTCAACACCGGCCACGACGGCGGCGCAGGCACGGTCCACGCCAACAGCCCGGCCGAGGTGCCCGCCCGGCTCGAAGCTCTCGGCGCGCTCGGCGGTCTCGACCGCTACGCGCTCAACAGTCAAGTCGCCGCGGCGGTGCAGGTGTTGCTGCACGTCGACCGTGCGCGCACCGGGCAACGCAGGCTCAGTGAGATCGCCGTGCTCGGCCGGTCCGATCGCGGTCTCGACGTTCTCACCGCGTGGCACATCGACACCGGGTTGGGTTGTGGTGCCGATCTTCTCGACGACAAGCTCAGCCAGCGGGGCGTGCCGTGA
- a CDS encoding 2-dehydro-3-deoxy-6-phosphogalactonate aldolase yields MTEPTGLVAILRGVRPDEILAVGGALIAAGFTAIEIPLNSPDPFDSIERLAAAAPEGCAIGAGTVLSVDDVVRAESAGARIMVSPNANPEVIAAAAQRGLRPYPGVATPTEAFSAVDAGARSLKLFPSDAVGISGMKAWRAVLPAEVEMLPVGGVDETNLADWIAAGADGAGLGSNLYRPGDDAADVGRRARTLQDIWSRAQAERNPR; encoded by the coding sequence ATGACCGAGCCCACCGGACTGGTGGCGATCCTGCGCGGGGTACGTCCCGACGAGATCCTGGCCGTCGGCGGCGCCCTGATCGCCGCCGGGTTCACCGCGATCGAGATCCCGCTCAACTCCCCCGACCCCTTCGACTCGATCGAACGCCTCGCGGCCGCCGCACCCGAGGGGTGCGCGATCGGCGCCGGGACCGTGCTCAGCGTCGACGACGTCGTCCGCGCCGAATCGGCCGGTGCCCGGATCATGGTGTCGCCCAACGCCAACCCCGAGGTGATCGCCGCCGCCGCGCAACGCGGCCTGCGCCCCTACCCCGGGGTCGCGACGCCCACCGAGGCGTTCAGCGCCGTCGACGCAGGCGCCCGCAGCCTCAAGCTGTTCCCGTCCGACGCGGTCGGCATCTCCGGCATGAAGGCATGGCGCGCAGTGCTTCCCGCCGAAGTCGAGATGCTGCCGGTCGGCGGCGTCGACGAAACCAACCTGGCCGACTGGATCGCCGCGGGCGCCGACGGTGCGGGCCTCGGTTCGAATTTGTACCGCCCCGGCGACGACGCCGCCGACGTCGGCCGGCGCGCCCGCACGCTGCAGGACATCTGGTCTCGCGCACAGGCAGAGAGGAACCCACGATGA
- a CDS encoding IclR family transcriptional regulator, producing MNVPPGTQTLARGLAVIRAVADGARDLRTLVEQTGLGRSTTHRLVQLLVHEEFLRHVDGGYALGPALIELGFKALHGNPLPVVARPLLEELSEQVHDTVHLGVVDGDSVLYLEKLPGSRGAEMRSRVGHRMPLTRTGVGMALLLDSPDRWEELYIADEDRVTVPTAERRGDVAGRCAEFCARMQTYAKAGSAMDLEDNEPGIRCVAAPVRDASRAIVGAISVSATRPYMPAARMRGLVPVVRRTAARISSAMGYRDAQSAF from the coding sequence GTGAATGTTCCACCCGGCACCCAGACGCTGGCCCGCGGACTGGCAGTGATCCGGGCGGTCGCCGACGGCGCGCGGGACCTGCGCACGCTCGTCGAGCAGACCGGTCTGGGCCGCAGCACCACCCACCGCCTCGTGCAACTGCTGGTCCACGAGGAGTTCCTGCGCCACGTGGACGGCGGCTACGCACTGGGCCCGGCCCTGATCGAGCTGGGATTCAAAGCGCTGCACGGCAATCCGCTGCCCGTCGTCGCGCGCCCGTTGCTGGAGGAGCTGTCCGAGCAGGTCCACGACACCGTGCACCTCGGCGTCGTCGACGGCGACTCGGTGCTGTATCTGGAGAAGCTGCCCGGCTCCCGCGGCGCTGAGATGCGCTCGCGGGTCGGACACCGGATGCCGCTGACGCGGACCGGCGTGGGGATGGCGCTGCTGCTGGACTCACCGGACCGCTGGGAGGAGCTCTACATCGCCGACGAGGACCGCGTGACGGTGCCGACGGCCGAGCGCCGCGGCGACGTGGCCGGGCGGTGCGCGGAATTCTGCGCTCGCATGCAGACCTACGCCAAGGCCGGCTCGGCGATGGACCTCGAGGACAACGAACCCGGCATCCGCTGCGTCGCGGCGCCCGTGCGGGACGCGTCGAGGGCCATCGTCGGGGCGATCAGCGTGTCGGCGACCCGGCCCTACATGCCCGCCGCGCGGATGCGCGGTCTGGTGCCGGTTGTGCGCCGCACGGCGGCCCGCATCTCGTCGGCGATGGGATACCGCGATGCGCAGTCGGCGTTTTGA